The stretch of DNA AGCATCCGCCACATGCGCCACCACCCCAGAGTAATGTGGATCTAGCTTCACCGCCGTGTGCACTTTACTGGTGGTCGCGCCCCCGATTAGCACCGGGATTTTTAAGCCTTCTTTTTCAAAAACTTGCAGGTCAAAAATCATTTCATCTAGCGACGGCGTAATAAGACCACTTAAACCCACCATATCGGCGTTATGTTCTTTGATCGCCTTTAAGATTTCAGGCACCGGAGTCATCACTCCTAAGTCGACGACTTTATAACCGTTACAAGCCAGCACCACCGATACGATGTTTTTACCGATATCGTGGACATCCCCTTTCACCGTGGCGATAACAAAAGTTCCCTGGCTTTGTAAGCCACTTTTGGATTTCTTTTCTTCTTCCATAAAGGGCTCTAAATACGCCACCGCTTTTTTCATCACGCGCGCACTTTTTACCACCTGGGGTAAGAACATCTTCCCTTCACCGAAAAGTCGTCCCACGACCTTCATGCCCTCCATCAAATGGCCTTCAATGACATCCAAGGGGCGTCCCAAAGTTTTTCGAGCTTCCTCTGTGTCTTCCACGATGTAGGCATCAATACCTTTAACCAAAGAATGAGTCACACGCTCTTGCAAGGTTCCCTTGCGCCACTCTTCACTGACGACCTCGTGAGCCGTTTTTGATTCTTTAAAAGACTCAGCCATCTTTAAAAGATCTTCGGCCGCCTGCGGGTGTTTATTTAAGACCACCGCTTCCACAAGCTCACGCAATTTTTCCGGGATTTCTTCATAAACTTCCAACATCCCGGCATTCACGATCCCCATATCCAATCCCGCTTTATGAGCGTGATATAAAAATACGGCGTGCATGGCTTCGCGCACTTTATTATTTCCGCGGAAGCTAAAACTTAAATTTGAAACCCCACCCGAGGTGAGAACCCCGGGGCAACGTTTTTTGATTTCGCTGACGGCTTCGATAAAATCAACACCGTAACTATTGTGTTCATCCATGCCGGTGGCGACCGTCAGAATGTTGGCATCAAAGATAATATCATGGGGATCGAAATCTAATTTTTCAGTTAATAACTTATAAGCCCGTTCACAAATACGAACCTTATCGTCTTTGCTGACAGCTTGACCTTTTTCATCAAAGGCCATGATCACAACGGCTGCGCCATAACGTTGTAACAAGCGTGCCTGACGCAAGAATTCCTCTTCCCCCTCTTTAAGGGAAATAGAGTTCACCACAGGCTTGCCTTGAAGACATTTTAATCCCGCTTCAAGCACATCCCATTTTGAAGAGTCCACCATGACGGGAACTTTGGCGACATCAGGCTCTGCCGCTAACAAGTTTAAAAACTTCGTCATCGCCTCGGGGCCATCAATCATACCTTCGTCAAAATTGACGTCGATGATATTAGCACCATTTTCAACCTGGCTGCGCGCCACATTCACGGCTTCTTCGTATTTGTTTTCTTTAATCAATTTGGCAAACTTCGGCGAGCCAGTGACATTGGTGCGTTCACCCACCATCACAAAGCTGCGCACTTGATCCCAAGAAAGATTGTACGGTTCAAGTCCACTTAAGCGCTGCGCGCCCGCAATCTCTGTGCGTGCGTGGGGCTTATGCTTACCTAAAACTTCAGCGATCTTGGCAATATGCTTGGGTGTGGTCCCACAACACCCCCCCACCACATTCACAATTCCCTCTTCGCTCATCAGGCTTAACTGATAGGCGATGGATTCTGGAGTTTCATCATAACCCGTGGGACTTAGTGGATTAGGTAAACCCGCGTTGGGATAACATGAAATATAACAATCCGCCACGCGAGCGAGCTCACGAATATAGGGATGCATTTCTTTAGCTCCTAAGGCGCAGTTGATCCCGACACTCAAAGGTTTTGAATGGCGGACCGAATTCCAGAAAGCTTCGACGGTTTGACCTGACAGTGTTCGACCGGAAAGATCTGTGATCGTTACCGACAGCATCAAAGGCAATTTTTCGCCACGCTCTTCTTCGATTTCAGAAATTGCAAACAAGGCCGCTTTCAAATTCAAAGTATCAAAGGTGGTTTCCGGTAAAAGAATATCCGCGCCACCTTCTAAAAGTCCCAGGGCTTGTTCTTTATAAGCCGTTTTTAATTCATCAAAGCTGATCGCACGAAAACCGGGGTTATTCAC from Bdellovibrio bacteriovorus encodes:
- the metH gene encoding methionine synthase; translated protein: MKKSVLLKELEQTLKERILFLDGAMGTVVQLYKLQEADFRGERFKNHPSDLKGNNDLLVLTKPEVIYEIHTHYLQAGADIIETNTFNGTTISQADYGLSALAYEMNVEAARLAKKACDDHFKKTGKRAYVAGALGPTNKTASLSPDVNNPGFRAISFDELKTAYKEQALGLLEGGADILLPETTFDTLNLKAALFAISEIEEERGEKLPLMLSVTITDLSGRTLSGQTVEAFWNSVRHSKPLSVGINCALGAKEMHPYIRELARVADCYISCYPNAGLPNPLSPTGYDETPESIAYQLSLMSEEGIVNVVGGCCGTTPKHIAKIAEVLGKHKPHARTEIAGAQRLSGLEPYNLSWDQVRSFVMVGERTNVTGSPKFAKLIKENKYEEAVNVARSQVENGANIIDVNFDEGMIDGPEAMTKFLNLLAAEPDVAKVPVMVDSSKWDVLEAGLKCLQGKPVVNSISLKEGEEEFLRQARLLQRYGAAVVIMAFDEKGQAVSKDDKVRICERAYKLLTEKLDFDPHDIIFDANILTVATGMDEHNSYGVDFIEAVSEIKKRCPGVLTSGGVSNLSFSFRGNNKVREAMHAVFLYHAHKAGLDMGIVNAGMLEVYEEIPEKLRELVEAVVLNKHPQAAEDLLKMAESFKESKTAHEVVSEEWRKGTLQERVTHSLVKGIDAYIVEDTEEARKTLGRPLDVIEGHLMEGMKVVGRLFGEGKMFLPQVVKSARVMKKAVAYLEPFMEEEKKSKSGLQSQGTFVIATVKGDVHDIGKNIVSVVLACNGYKVVDLGVMTPVPEILKAIKEHNADMVGLSGLITPSLDEMIFDLQVFEKEGLKIPVLIGGATTSKVHTAVKLDPHYSGVVAHVADASLVVEACNKLLSPNTKEAYTLESKKKNQALREDYLKNSEAQESVSLEEARLKKFQSDWAQVDIKTPSRQGVFEVPLSISELAKYIDWGPFFWAWELKGSFPQILKSPKYGEEAQKLYDDAQKLLNRLISENRVKPRALVGVFPAHAEDENVFVKHQNETMSLHFDRQTRKKVVNNDIYYSLADFVAPEKSGRADHLGLFVVTAGSEIDAMAKEFEKDHDDYSSILVKAVGDRLAEAAAEYTHKWMRENFGIQENLSREDLIAEKYRGIRPAPGYPACPDHSEKLKIWKLLKPAETIGVSLTENFAMNPPPSVSGYYFMHPDAKYFAI